The following proteins are encoded in a genomic region of Brassica napus cultivar Da-Ae unplaced genomic scaffold, Da-Ae ScsIHWf_3070;HRSCAF=3881, whole genome shotgun sequence:
- the LOC106412469 gene encoding uncharacterized protein LOC106412469, whose translation MTTTKTREGDPAIKCPMLTSTNYTVWAIRMKNVLKVHKVWNIVETASGEEDKNDLAIGLLFQAIPETLVLQVGELDTAKKVWDAIRARHVGAERVKEARLQTLMSEFDRLSMKEGEKIDDLAEKLSELSSKSSALGEEIEESKLVKKFLKSLPRKKYIHIVASLEQVLDLKDTSFEDIVGRLKAYEERVTEEEETQEDQGKLMYTNTDSQTSRENYDDYRGTEDEEEELTEDGVVEGMELQEAQEQDKDDTQHADELMMHEVVYLNEDKVVPSKFETHDDQENMWIDIKGKGSIEFVDMNGEHRVMYDVYYIPDLKSNIISLGQATEAGCDIRLRGDCLIMHDKDGKLLCNATRSPNRLYKVRMGVKGNACLLSTVSSESLRWHSRLGHINLETIKSMVQRELVVGIPQVVDVREFAAHVFSESRQGRCSHKQPHIELAKHLN comes from the exons ATGACTACAACGAAAACAAGGGAAGGAGATCCTGCGATCAAGTGCCCTATGTTGACTTCTACAAATTATACGGTATGGGCCATTAGGATGAAGAACGTACTCAAGGTGCATAAAGTCTGGAACATCGTTGAAACAGCATCAGGAGAGGAAGATAAGAATGATCTAGCTATTGGTTTGTTGTTTCAAGCGATACCAGAAACATTAGTGTTACAAGTTGGAGAGTTGGATACGGCAAAGAAGGTGTGGGATGCTATTAGGGCTCGTCATGTTGGCGCAGAGCGAGTCAAAGAAGCAAGGCTCCAAACCTTGATGTCGGAGTTTGACAGACTCTCCATGAAAGAAGGAGAGAAGATAGATGACCTCGCAGAAAAATTGTCAGAGCTTTCTTCTAAGTCTTCTGCCCTAGGTGAAGAGATTGAAGAATCAAAGTTGGTTAAGAAATTTCTTAAGAGTCTCCCTCGAAAGAAATACATACACATCGTAGCATCACTTGAACAAGTACTTGACCTTAAAGACACCAGTTTTGAGGACATTGTTGGTCGATTGAAAGCCTACGAAGAAAGAGTAACCGAAGAGGAAGAAACTCAAGAGGATCAAGGAAAACTCATGTACACCAACACTGATTCTCAGACTTCTCGAGAGAACTATGATGATTACAGAGGAACAGAGGACGAGGAGGAAGAGCTTACAGAGGACGGGGTCGTGGAAGGAATGGAG CTGCAAGAGGCACAAGAGCAGGACAAAGATGACACACAACATGCAGACGAGCTCATGATGCATGAAGTGGTGTATTTAAACGAAGATAAAGTTGTGCCAAGCAAGTTTGAGACACACGATGATCAAGAGAACATGTG GATAGATATTAAAGGGAAAGGAAGCATCGAGTTCGTTGACATGAATGGAGAGCACAGAGTCATGTACGACGTCTACTACATTCCTGACTTGAAGAGTAACATCATAAGCCTTGGTCAGGCCACAGAAGCAGGTTGTGACATCAGATTAAGAGGAGATTGTTTGATTATGCATGATAAAGATGGAAAGCTGTTGTGTAACGCCACAAGATCACCAAATCGCCTATACAAGGTTCGCATGGGAGTAAAAGGTAATGCATGTTTGCTGTCTACGGTTTCTAGTGAATCACTACGCTGGCACTCGAGATTAGGTCACATCAACCTTGAGACTATAAAATCCATGGTTCAAAGAGAGCTCGTAGTAGGTATACCACAAGTCGTTGATGTAAGAGAATTTGCAGCACATGTCTTCTCGGAAAGCAGACAAGGAAGATGTTCCCACAAGCAACCGCATATCGAGCTAGCAAAGCACTTGAACTGA